In a single window of the Solea senegalensis isolate Sse05_10M linkage group LG1, IFAPA_SoseM_1, whole genome shotgun sequence genome:
- the LOC122768256 gene encoding uncharacterized protein LOC122768256, with protein MLSLHHSVFSLLLLNTLTGINCEELTPVKTEEFTSEHTSVTLSYKYHKSADASDYFFWYRQHPGKPPEFLMSHSGTGTTPSAPVSGLSVTVSDDKRKINLQINSAAVTDSAVYYCAVRPTVTGNTTTLYKNTTSTRGSHTLLHLSGFLRKNIVHLFSVWLQHLKDMMFSLFLSLSYFIAMCSMNSIKPESSEEVVPEGGNIKLSCKYEGSINNIQWFQQQQQRSRPEFLLLITQDGFISAEISGFSAHINKTDKRVDLEIISAKVTDSAVYYCAVRPTVTGNTTTLYKNTTSTRGSHTLLHLSVCDDVSFI; from the exons ATGCTGTCACTGCATcactctgtattttctctgctgcttcttaacACTCTAACAG gcatcaactgtgaagaactgactCCAGTCAAGACTGAAGAGTTCACTTCAGAACACACGTCTGTCACTCTGTCCTACAAATATCACAAATCTGCAGATGCTAGTGATTATTTCTTCTGGTATCGACAACATCCAGGAAAACCACCAGAGTTCCTCATGTCTCACTCAGGAACAGGAACAACACCCAGTGCTCCAGTCTCTGGACTGTCTGTTACAGTGAGTGATGACAAGAGAAAAATCAATCTGCAGATCAactcagctgcagtgacagactctgctgtttactactgtgctgtgaggcccacagtgacaggaaacaccacaactctgtacaaaaacactacatccaCTAGAGGGAGTCACACTCTGTTACACCTCAGTGGTTTCTTA AGGAAGAACATtgttcatctgttttctgtttggctTCAACATCTCAAAGACATgatgttttccctctttctgtctttatcttACTTCATAG ccATGTGTTCTATGAACAGCATCAAGCCAGAAAGTTCTGAAGAAGTTGTACCAGAGGGAGGAAACATCAAGCTGAGCTGTAAATATGAGGGGAGTATCAACAATATCCAGTGGttccaacaacagcagcagagatccAGACCAGAGTTCCTGCTCCTCATCACACAGGACGGATTCATCAGCGCAGAGatttctggtttctctgctcacatcaacaaaacagacaaacgtGTAGATCTGGAGATCATCTCAGCTAAagtgacagactctgctgtttatTACTGTGCTGTGAggcccacagtgacaggaaacaccacaactctgtacaaaaacactacatccaCCAGAGGGAGTCACACACTGTTAcacctcagtgtttgtgatgatgtttctttCATATGA